One window of the Megalops cyprinoides isolate fMegCyp1 chromosome 2, fMegCyp1.pri, whole genome shotgun sequence genome contains the following:
- the LOC118773371 gene encoding calponin-2-like: protein MSNSQFNRGPAYGFSAEVKSKIAQKYDPQKEEELRVWIEDVTGRSIGDDFQKGLKNGIILCELINKLQPGSVKKINKSAQNWHQLENLSNFIAAITKYGLKPHDIFEANDLFECGNMTQVQTTLLALAGMAKTKGMQSCVDIGVKYADKQERAFNEEKLKAGQCVIGLQMGTNKCASQAGMNAYGTRRHLYDPKSHILPPMDNSTISLQMGTNKGASQAGMTAPGTRRAIYDQKMGTDRCDNSTMSLQMGYTQGANQSGQNFGLGRQIYDPKYCPKGEMEEEQNGAGAGGYAQEYQDEGYQGYHDEGQDY, encoded by the exons ATGTCCAACTCACAGTTTAACAGAGGACCGGCGTATGGATTTTCTGCAGAAGTCAAAAGCAAA ATTGCCCAGAAGTATGATCCtcagaaggaggaggagctgcgggTCTGGATTGAAGATGTGACGGGCCGTTCCATAGGGGACGACTTTCAGAAGGGCCTGAAAAACGGCATCATTCTCTGCGA ACTGATCAACAAATTGCAGCCTGGCTCTGTGAAGAAGATAAATAAGTCTGCCCAAAACTGGCATCAG CTGGAGAACCTGTCCAACTTCATCGCAGCCATCACTAAGTATGGACTGAAGCCTCATGATATCTTTGAAGCCAATGATCTGTTTGAGTGTGGGAACATGACCCAGGTCCAGACCACTCTCCTTGCCCTCGCTGGCATG GCCAAGACCAAAGGCATGCAGTCATGTGTGGACATTGGTGTCAAGTACGCAGACAAGCAGGAAAGAGCATTTAACGAAGAGAAGTTGAAGGCTGGACAGTGTGTCATTGGACTGCAG ATGGGTACCAACAAGTGTGCCAGCCAGGCAGGTATGAATGCTTATGGCACAAGAAGACACCTCTATGACCCAAAATCACACATCCTACCACCCATGGATAACTCCACCATCAGCCTGCAGATGGGGACCAATAAAGGGGCAAGCCAG GCTGGCATGACTGCTCCTGGGACAAGGCGTGCCATATATGACCAGAAGATGGGCACAGACAGGTGCGACAACAGCACCATGTCCCTGCAGATGGGTTACACCCAGGGTGCTAACCAGAGTGGGCAGAATTTCGGGCTGGGCCGCCAAATCTACGATCCCAAGTACTGCCCCAAGGGTGaaatggaggaggagcagaatgGGGCAGGTGCTGGTGGCTATGCCCAGGAGTACCAAGACGAAGGTTACCAGGGATACCATGATGAGGGGCAGGACTACTAA
- the si:ch73-40i7.5 gene encoding amyloid-beta A4 precursor protein-binding family A member 3: MEERQETTFEGGEEFSQGETNQSLLQSAVRMRPVSPQIRRADEVPLLVGSPLPEAEEMGSMRSQDTPENQLVHEQSNPLATQEQKYAKPDALLTEGLHQQNAQVATKEVLTSPDVEDLDSFNLIEPPPLDWRSDSSSDDGSMAEVDDSSFLQPDLMDTPEDRLSEPQLPLDPNICATEPRMDLKDGEDHEVPSSSEEQEDLKEEEEEEQSGETRPDDVDHTQIQALLSQLQLFNQTSVSEASSHEMPFSASVPPLERGSSPNLVTDMSILQPGTEGQQGSGLLFSESNQRDLLGLLECEEVKMPPMASHADYVPQCGDMDAVVSVTYSQEDGERFWDHFANGQMGGRDDAVSPDDEIPEPVWLKTERGSPSEEEATAAEFRDTNTENHPAYKDVPGPCDPDDLLDGVVFGAKYLGSTQLLSDKNPSTNARMAQAQEAVDRIKAPEGENQPMTEVDLFISTQRIKVLSADTQEAMMDHPLQMISYIADIGSIVVLMARRKPIGRKGAEEGSASSSPSSRKKCCMICHVFSSEDAQIIAQAIGQAFGVAYQQFLQANGIKATELRPSEYSDYLGTQELYNGDLVHFSRSENIREVCISKAPGEILGLAVVESGWGSILPTVVVANLLHGGPAERSGELSIGDRVMSVNGTSLVGLPISTCHSIIRDLKNQREVKLSIVHCPPVTMAIIKRPDPKYQLGFSVEDGIICSLMRGGIAERGGIRVGHRIIEINGQSVVATPHEKIIHILTHAVGEIHLKTMPASTYRLLTGQEQPVFL, encoded by the exons ATGGAGGAACGTCAAGAAACCACCTTTGAAGGTGGTGAGGAGTTCAGCCAGGGAGAAACCAACCAGTCCCTGCTGCAAAGTGCAGTGAGAATGAGGCCTGTATCACCACAAATCAGAAGGGCTGATGAGGTGCCGCTCCTGGTCGGTAGTCCCTTGCCTGAGGCTGAAGAGATGGGCAGTATGAGGTCTCAGGACACTCCTGAAAACCAGCTAGTCCATGAACAGTCAAATCCCCTTGCCACACAGGAGCAGAAGTATGCAAAGCCAGATGCCCTCTTAACAGAAGGCCTGCACCAGCAGAACGCCCAGGTCGCCACCAAGGAAGTTCTTACAAGCCCTGATGTGGAGGATCTGGACTCCTTCAACCTAATAGAGCCCCCTCCCCTTGACTGGAGGTCTGACTCTTCCAGTGATGATGGCTCAATGGCAGAAGTGGACGACAGCAGCTTCCTGCAGCCAGACCTGATGGACACTCCAGAAGACAGACTGAGTGAGCCCCAGCTACCTTTAGACCCAAATATCTGTGCCACAGAACCCAGGATGGACCTTAAAGACGGTGAGGACCATGAAGTTCCAAGCAGCTCTGAGGAGCAAGAGGATCttaaggaagaggaggaggaggagcaaaGCGGGGAAACCAGGCCAGATGATGTCGACCACACTCAGATTCAGGCTCTACTGTCACAGCTTCAGCTCTTCAATCAGACTTCTGTTTCTGAAGCATCCAGCCATGAGATGcccttttctgcctctgtccctcccttAGAGAGAGGGTCTTCCCCCAATTTGGTGACTGATATGAGCATACTGCAGCCAGGCACTGAGGGACAACAGGGTTCTGGTCTGCTGTTCTCTGAGAGCAATCAGAGAGACCTACTGGGCCTGCTGGAGTGCGAGGAGGTGAAGATGCCACCGATGGCCTCCCATGCAGACTATGTTCCGCAGTGTGGTGACATGGATGCTGTGGTCTCAGTCACTTACAGCCAGGAAGACGGGGAGAGATTTTGGGATCACTTTGCGAATGGCCAGATGGGGGGCAGAGATGACGCTGTCTCCCCTGATGATGAGATCCCAGAACCTGTGTGGCTGAAGACAGAAAGGGGCAGCCCTTCAGAGGAAGAAGCCACAGCTGCAGAATTCAGGGACACG aacacagagaaTCACCCAGCTTATAAAGATG TGCCTGGTCCCTGTGACCCAGACGACCTGCTGGATGGAGTGGTCTTTGGGGCAAAATACCTGGGCTCCACACAGCTGCTATCAGATAAGAACCCTTCTACCAATGCCCGCATGGCCCAGGCTCAGGAGGCTGTGGACAGGATCAAG gcTCCAGAAGGGGAAAATCAGCCTATGACTGAAGTAGACCTCTTCATCTCCACACAGCGCATAAAAGTGCTCAGCGCTGATACTCAG GAAGCTATGATGGACCACCCACTCCAGATGATCTCCTACATCGCAGACATTGGCTCCATCGTGGTCCTGATGGCACGTCGGAAGCCCATTGGACGGAAAGGGGCAGAGGAAGGCTCAGCGTCCAGCTCCCCAAGCTCTCGCAAGAAGTGCTGCATGATCTGCCATGTCTTCTCCTCAGAGGAT GCGCAGATTATAGCTCAGGCAATTGGACAGGCATTTGGAGTGGCCTACCAGCAGTTCCTGCAAGCCAATGGTATCAAGGCTACGGAACTGCGGCCCAGCGAGTACAGTGATTACCTGGGGACACAGGAGCTGTACAACGGAGACCTTGTGCACTTCTCCCGCTCAGAGAACATCAGGGAG GTGTGCATCTCCAAGGCCCCTGGGGAGATACTGGGCCTGGCAGTGGTGGAGTCGGGCTGGGGCTCCATCCTGCCCACGGTAGTGGTCGCCAACCTGCTCCATGGAGGCCCTGCTGAGCGCAGCGGGGAGCTCAGCATCGGAGACCGCGTCATGTCTGTCAATGGCACCAGCCTGGTGGGCCTACCCATCTCCACCTGCCACAGCATCATACGG gatttaaaaaatcaacGAGAAGTGAAGCTTAGCATTGTCCACTGTCCTCCTGTTACCATGGCAATAATCAAGCGACCTGACCCCAAGTATCAGCTGGGTTTCAGTGTGGAGGATGGCATT ATCTGCAGTCTAATGCGAGGTGGCattgcagagaggggaggaattCGTGTAGGTCACCGTATCATTGAGATCAATGGGCAGAGTGTGGTGGCCACACCCCATGAGAAGATCATCCACATCCTGACTCACGCTGTGGGGGAG atcCACTTGAAGACCATGCCTGCCTCTACCTACCGGCTACTGACGGGGCAGGAGCAGCCTGTATTCCTCTGA
- the pex11g gene encoding peroxisomal membrane protein 11C: MNGSVDSLVDVLESYRGRDKVIRTLCYGSQLVGGVLSQKAGGSSKMGKSLLLFSAQLSHCRTVLRLFDDLSMFAYSRSYGLGSTEGDPALRWMAVLSNVADQLYYPCEHVAWAADAHLISVQSDKWWTLSTLLWGVSLLLGILRSIRVLLLLKRRLKKSERSRQMDSSEARVSTGSELRRQVLTEILSILSGMADLSNAIHWMPPGFLWAGRFPDWLVGLLGTTSSLIGLYQMSSGEGGATA; encoded by the exons ATGAATGGTTCTGTGGATTCGTTGGTGGATGTGCTCGAGTCTTACAGGGGACGAGACAAAGTG ATTAGGACACTTTGTTATGGATCCCAGCTTGTTGGAGGTGTCTTATCCCAGAAGGCAGGGGGATCGTCAAAGATGGGAAAGAGTCTTTTGCTGTTCTCTGCCCAACTTAGTCACTGCCGCACCGTACTGCGGCTCTTTGATGACCTCTCCATGTTCGCCTACTCCAGGAGCTATGGTCTCGGTTCCACG GAAGGGGATCCAGCCTTGCGCTGGATGGCTGTGCTGAGTAATGTGGCAGACCAGCTGTACTACCCTTGTGAGCATGTTGCATGGGCAGCTGATGCCCACCTCATCAGTGTCCAGTCTGACAAGTGGTGGACACTAAGCACGTTGCTGTGGGGTGTGTCACTACTTCTTGGTATCCTCAG GTCTATCAGAGTGTTGCTACTGCTGAAGAGGAGACTGAAGAAATCTGAAAGAAGCAGGCAGATGGACAGCAG TGAGGCACGTGTGAGCACAGGCTCTGAGCTGCGGCGTCAGGTGCTGACCGAAATACTCAGTATACTCAGCGGCATGGCAGACTTGAGCAATGCCATTCATTGGATGCCCCCTGGTTTCCTGTGGGCAGGACGAtttcctgattggctggtgggACTTCTGGGTACTACTTCCTCCTTGATTGGTTTGTATCAGATGTCTTCAGGTGAAGGAGGAGCTACAGCCTGA
- the si:ch73-40i7.2 gene encoding FYN-binding protein 1 isoform X2 produces the protein MADSGGGGPPRTLFPGAGRGGPFNSSVNGAIRPISPKPPPGVRPDLQRFPKPAMADPDASTSKRAPPIPGVFPRPPPSHRTGPQGPRLAAPDTERPGRVKTTGELLQSKMLKQLPTQEGPITKPSSPLITSLRSQRSMTEVAPLRRNLPPEGPRPLKPKRPPYVNLDHFKKAAPVPPQLGRPALGKTHGGSSSSLPGLASPAGPPRLPAKPMSLIQQHSTVIIEDDQDTYDDIDVLPPPPPPPPKYPGSREDSWNDHCSTQGDEESGGSEIYEPIDEPEEPPKHHTADKMRKKDMRRQHELELKEQKERQKKENEYKKKFKLTGVVEVLHTAKVRHDWQGGKNDLSVRQGESIEIIRVKNNPEGKWLARTLTGTYGYISNTCVDVDYEEVKRSILSKAADPSFPPPPPVDDEFYDDVGSSHQTDSSIHLENDDVYDDVEPISDEFPLPPPEASLDPKLCKKLEKEEKEFRKKFKFEGPIRVLYNMMVDPNTSIKKGSGKDLTIRRGEILEVLQIVNEKKALCRNDQGKYGYVPRAVLLQAEGEIYDDIDNQADVYDNDSSTDVSLKPFS, from the exons ATGGCTGATAGTGGAGGTGGCGGTCCCCCGAGGACCCTGTTCCCaggagctgggagaggaggCCCATTCAACTCATCAGTGAATGGAGCCATCAGACCAATTAGTCCGAAACCACCTCCAGGAGTACGACCGGATCTGCAAAGGTTTCCCAAGCCTGCCATGGCTGATCCTGATGCCTCAACCTCAAAGAGGGCCCCACCTATCCCTGGGGTGTTCCCTAGACCTCCGCCATCTCACCGCACCGGCCCCCAGGGGCCAAGACTGGCTGCACCTGACACAGAAAGACCAGGGAGGGTCAAAACTACTGGGGAGTTGTTGCAGAGCAAGATGCTGAAGCAGCTCCCTACCCAGGAGGGACCCATCACCAAGCCGTCTTCCCCCCTCATCACGTCACTACGCAGCCAGAGGAGCATGACCGAAGTAGCCCCCCTCAGGAGGAACCTGCCCCCAGAGGGACCCAGGCCTTTGAAACCCAAACGTCCACCTTATGTCAACCTGGACCATTTCAAGAAAGCTGCCCCAGTCCCTCCACAACTTGGACGGCCAGCATTGGGCAAGACTCATG GTGGCAGCAGCTCATCCCTCCCTGGACTGGCCAGCCCAGCTGGCCCACCAAGACTGCCAGCTAAACCCATGAGCCTAATCCAGCAACACTCCACTGT CATCATAGAAGATGATCAAGACACTTACGATGACATTGATGTgcttccacctcctcctcctcctcctccaaagTATCCAGGAAGTAGAGAAG ATTCCTGGAATGACCATTGCTCCACACAAGGAGATGAG GAAAGTGGTGGAAGTGAGATTTATGAACCTATTGATGA ACCAGAGGAGCCACCTAAGCACCACACCGCTGACAAGATGAGGAAGAAAGACATGAGGCGACAGCATGAGCTGGAATTGAAAGAacagaaggaaagacagaagaAGGAAAATGAATACAAGAAAAAATTTAAG CTGACTGGGGTGGTGGAGGTTCTTCATACAGCCAAGGTTCGACATGACtggcaggggggaaaaaatgacctTTCTGTGCGTCAGGGAGAGAGCATAGAGATCATCCGTGTCAAGAACAACCCAGAGGGCAAATGGCTGGCCCGCACACTGACTGGCACCT ATGGCTACATCAGCAACACCTGTGTGGATGTGGACTACGAGGAAGTAAAAAGGAGCATCCTTTCCAAAGCAGCTGacccctccttccccccaccacctcctgTAGATGACGAATTCTACGATGATGTGGGCTCCTCTCACCAAACAGACAG cagTATACATTTGGAGAATG ATGACGTGTATGACGATGTTGAGCCCATATCAGATGaattcccccttccccctcctgaGGCCAG CCTAGATCCCAAGCTGTGCAaaaagctggagaaggaggaaaaagaatTTCGGAAAAAATTTAAG TTTGAAGGGCCTATAAGGGTGCTTTATAATATGATGGTTGACCCCAATACCAGCATCAAGAAAGGAAGTGGAAAGGATCTAACCATACGGCGTGGCGAGATCTTGGAAGTCCTTCAAATTGTTAATGAAAAGAAGGCACTGTGTCGCAATGACCAGGGGAAAT ATGGATATGTGCCACGGGCCGTCCTCCTACAAGC GGAAGGGGAGATTTATGACGATATTGATAACCAAGCAG ATGTCTATGATAATGACTCCAGCACAGATGTGTCACTGAAGCCCTTTTCCTGa
- the si:ch73-40i7.2 gene encoding FYN-binding protein 1 isoform X1, with product MADSGGGGPPRTLFPGAGRGGPFNSSVNGAIRPISPKPPPGVRPDLQRFPKPAMADPDASTSKRAPPIPGVFPRPPPSHRTGPQGPRLAAPDTERPGRVKTTGELLQSKMLKQLPTQEGPITKPSSPLITSLRSQRSMTEVAPLRRNLPPEGPRPLKPKRPPYVNLDHFKKAAPVPPQLGRPALGKTHGGSSSSLPGLASPAGPPRLPAKPMSLIQQHSTVIIEDDQDTYDDIDVLPPPPPPPPKYPGSREDSWNDHCSTQGDEESGGSEIYEPIDEPEEPPKHHTADKMRKKDMRRQHELELKEQKERQKKENEYKKKFKLTGVVEVLHTAKVRHDWQGGKNDLSVRQGESIEIIRVKNNPEGKWLARTLTGTYGYISNTCVDVDYEEVKRSILSKAADPSFPPPPPVDDEFYDDVGSSHQTDSSIHLENDDVYDDVEPISDEFPLPPPEASLDPKLCKKLEKEEKEFRKKFKFEGPIRVLYNMMVDPNTSIKKGSGKDLTIRRGEILEVLQIVNEKKALCRNDQGKYGYVPRAVLLQAEGEIYDDIDNQAGLQFYIYNFILITTKHTVIICFVK from the exons ATGGCTGATAGTGGAGGTGGCGGTCCCCCGAGGACCCTGTTCCCaggagctgggagaggaggCCCATTCAACTCATCAGTGAATGGAGCCATCAGACCAATTAGTCCGAAACCACCTCCAGGAGTACGACCGGATCTGCAAAGGTTTCCCAAGCCTGCCATGGCTGATCCTGATGCCTCAACCTCAAAGAGGGCCCCACCTATCCCTGGGGTGTTCCCTAGACCTCCGCCATCTCACCGCACCGGCCCCCAGGGGCCAAGACTGGCTGCACCTGACACAGAAAGACCAGGGAGGGTCAAAACTACTGGGGAGTTGTTGCAGAGCAAGATGCTGAAGCAGCTCCCTACCCAGGAGGGACCCATCACCAAGCCGTCTTCCCCCCTCATCACGTCACTACGCAGCCAGAGGAGCATGACCGAAGTAGCCCCCCTCAGGAGGAACCTGCCCCCAGAGGGACCCAGGCCTTTGAAACCCAAACGTCCACCTTATGTCAACCTGGACCATTTCAAGAAAGCTGCCCCAGTCCCTCCACAACTTGGACGGCCAGCATTGGGCAAGACTCATG GTGGCAGCAGCTCATCCCTCCCTGGACTGGCCAGCCCAGCTGGCCCACCAAGACTGCCAGCTAAACCCATGAGCCTAATCCAGCAACACTCCACTGT CATCATAGAAGATGATCAAGACACTTACGATGACATTGATGTgcttccacctcctcctcctcctcctccaaagTATCCAGGAAGTAGAGAAG ATTCCTGGAATGACCATTGCTCCACACAAGGAGATGAG GAAAGTGGTGGAAGTGAGATTTATGAACCTATTGATGA ACCAGAGGAGCCACCTAAGCACCACACCGCTGACAAGATGAGGAAGAAAGACATGAGGCGACAGCATGAGCTGGAATTGAAAGAacagaaggaaagacagaagaAGGAAAATGAATACAAGAAAAAATTTAAG CTGACTGGGGTGGTGGAGGTTCTTCATACAGCCAAGGTTCGACATGACtggcaggggggaaaaaatgacctTTCTGTGCGTCAGGGAGAGAGCATAGAGATCATCCGTGTCAAGAACAACCCAGAGGGCAAATGGCTGGCCCGCACACTGACTGGCACCT ATGGCTACATCAGCAACACCTGTGTGGATGTGGACTACGAGGAAGTAAAAAGGAGCATCCTTTCCAAAGCAGCTGacccctccttccccccaccacctcctgTAGATGACGAATTCTACGATGATGTGGGCTCCTCTCACCAAACAGACAG cagTATACATTTGGAGAATG ATGACGTGTATGACGATGTTGAGCCCATATCAGATGaattcccccttccccctcctgaGGCCAG CCTAGATCCCAAGCTGTGCAaaaagctggagaaggaggaaaaagaatTTCGGAAAAAATTTAAG TTTGAAGGGCCTATAAGGGTGCTTTATAATATGATGGTTGACCCCAATACCAGCATCAAGAAAGGAAGTGGAAAGGATCTAACCATACGGCGTGGCGAGATCTTGGAAGTCCTTCAAATTGTTAATGAAAAGAAGGCACTGTGTCGCAATGACCAGGGGAAAT ATGGATATGTGCCACGGGCCGTCCTCCTACAAGC GGAAGGGGAGATTTATGACGATATTGATAACCAAGCAGGtttgcaattttacatttacaacttTATCCTCATAACAACCAAACATACTGTGATTATCTGTTTTGTGAAATAA